In Thermus hydrothermalis, a single genomic region encodes these proteins:
- the aspS gene encoding aspartate--tRNA(Asn) ligase, translating to MRVLVKDLKRHVGEEVELLGFLHWRRDLGKVQFLLLRDRSGVVQVVTGGRKLPLPESSLRVRGVVVENPKAPGGLEVQAQDLEVLSPALEPTPVEIPKEEWRAHPDTLLEYRYVTLRGEKARAPLKVQAALVRGFRRYLDRQDFTEIFTPKVVRAGAEGGSGLFGVDYFEQRAYLAQSPQLYKQIMVGVFERVYEVAPVWRMEEHNTSRHLNEYLSLDVEMGFIEGEEDLMRLEEALLQEMLEEALTAAGNEIRLLGAEWPSFPKDIPRLTLAEARRILKEELGYPAGQDLSEEAERLLGQYAKERWGTDWLFLTRYPRAVRPFYTYPEPDGTTRSFDLLFRGLEITSGGQRIHLYEELLQSLKAKGMDPEGFKGYLEVFKYGMPPHGGFAIGAERLTQKLLGLPNVRYARAFPRDRHRLTP from the coding sequence ATGCGCGTACTGGTGAAGGACCTGAAGCGGCACGTGGGCGAGGAGGTGGAGCTTTTGGGCTTTCTCCACTGGCGGCGGGACCTGGGCAAGGTGCAGTTCCTCCTCCTCCGGGACCGAAGCGGGGTGGTGCAGGTGGTTACGGGGGGAAGAAAGCTTCCCCTGCCCGAGTCTTCCTTGCGGGTGCGGGGGGTGGTGGTGGAAAACCCCAAGGCCCCGGGGGGCCTCGAGGTCCAGGCCCAGGACCTTGAGGTCCTCTCCCCCGCCCTGGAACCCACCCCGGTGGAGATCCCCAAGGAGGAGTGGCGGGCCCACCCCGACACCCTCCTGGAATACCGCTACGTGACCCTTAGGGGGGAAAAGGCCCGCGCCCCCCTCAAGGTGCAGGCCGCCTTGGTGCGGGGCTTCCGCCGCTATCTGGACCGGCAGGACTTCACCGAGATCTTCACCCCCAAGGTGGTGCGGGCCGGGGCCGAGGGAGGGTCGGGGCTCTTCGGCGTGGACTACTTTGAGCAAAGGGCCTACCTGGCCCAGTCCCCCCAGCTCTACAAGCAGATCATGGTGGGGGTGTTTGAGCGGGTCTACGAGGTGGCCCCGGTGTGGCGCATGGAGGAGCACAACACGAGCCGCCACCTGAACGAGTACCTTTCCTTGGACGTGGAGATGGGCTTCATTGAGGGCGAGGAAGACCTCATGCGCCTGGAGGAAGCGCTCCTCCAGGAGATGCTGGAAGAAGCCCTCACCGCTGCCGGGAACGAGATCCGGCTCCTTGGGGCCGAGTGGCCCTCCTTCCCCAAGGACATCCCCCGCCTGACCCTGGCCGAGGCCCGGCGCATCCTGAAGGAGGAGCTGGGCTACCCCGCCGGCCAGGACCTCTCCGAGGAGGCGGAAAGGCTCCTTGGCCAGTACGCCAAGGAGCGTTGGGGCACGGACTGGCTCTTCCTCACCCGCTACCCAAGGGCGGTGCGCCCCTTCTACACCTACCCCGAGCCCGACGGCACCACCCGGAGCTTTGACCTCCTCTTTCGCGGCCTGGAGATCACCTCAGGGGGCCAGCGCATCCACCTGTACGAGGAGCTCTTGCAAAGCCTTAAGGCCAAGGGCATGGACCCCGAGGGCTTCAAGGGGTACCTGGAGGTCTTCAAGTACGGCATGCCCCCCCACGGGGGCTTCGCCATCGGGGCGGAGCGGCTCACGCAAAAGCTCCTCGGCCTGCCCAACGTGCGCTACGCCCGGGCCTTCCCCCGGGACCGGCACCGGCTTACCCCTTAG
- a CDS encoding TatD family hydrolase, protein MTDTHAHLDFLEPEELAEVKAHLPELRAVLTLGVDPGRWEKTLALAQGNVYAALGLHPTSAQLLSPEVEEALRHYARHERVRAIGETGLDYYWTPETKAAQGRALDFQATLAEERGLPLVLHVRSKDGSAEEDLAAWLLLHRPKRVVLHAFGGHPALERAGLEVGAYFSLAGPLTYKKNEALREVAKRLPLDRLLVETDTPFLPPEPHRGKRNRPHYVRFTLARLAEVRGLSFAEAEALTDHNAQVCFGW, encoded by the coding sequence GTGACCGATACCCACGCCCACCTGGACTTCCTGGAGCCCGAGGAGCTAGCGGAGGTGAAGGCCCACCTCCCGGAACTCCGGGCCGTCCTCACCCTCGGGGTGGACCCGGGCCGCTGGGAGAAAACCCTGGCCCTGGCCCAAGGGAACGTGTACGCCGCCCTCGGCCTCCACCCCACGAGCGCCCAGCTCCTCTCCCCCGAGGTGGAGGAGGCCCTCCGCCACTACGCCCGCCACGAACGGGTGCGGGCCATCGGGGAAACGGGCCTGGACTACTACTGGACGCCGGAAACCAAGGCCGCCCAGGGAAGGGCCCTGGACTTCCAGGCGACCTTGGCGGAGGAAAGGGGGCTTCCCCTGGTCCTCCACGTGCGGAGCAAGGACGGGAGCGCCGAGGAGGACCTCGCCGCCTGGCTCCTCCTCCACCGCCCCAAGCGGGTGGTCCTCCACGCCTTCGGGGGCCACCCCGCCTTGGAGCGGGCGGGCCTCGAGGTGGGGGCCTACTTCAGCCTGGCAGGCCCCCTCACCTACAAGAAGAACGAGGCCCTAAGGGAGGTGGCGAAGCGCCTCCCCTTAGACCGCCTCCTGGTGGAAACCGACACCCCCTTCCTCCCCCCCGAGCCCCACCGGGGCAAGCGCAACCGCCCCCACTACGTCCGCTTCACCCTGGCGCGGCTTGCGGAGGTGCGGGGGCTTAGCTTCGCCGAGGCGGAGGCCCTCACGGACCATAACGCCCAGGTATGCTTTGGGTGGTGA
- a CDS encoding phospholipase D-like domain-containing protein — MLWVVMRRLLFALAFFLLAALAAPRLVVEPEDGVKPLLDLIRSAREEILVKVYLWTPSRMDLVEALGEAAARGVRVRVLLEREPAGGRVDLAVYQALKDRGVEVRLTTPFRFVFVHEKSVVVDRWWAWVGTMNFTGSSFGANREYALILDDPKQVAEVARVFEADWKGERLDLSRSLLVWAPSRTLGGVKEGNAREVLLSLIQGAKKELFLEHQAMADPEVVAALKEALARGVKVRLVGSPAEPGDTYFLAGAEALKAAGAEVRFLPDPYVHAKVLVKDGEVALLGSLNLSANSLNANRELAVLLARKEAPEAFARLLATLEKDFQAGLEENPFALPEVEGVIPWQEAPKHFGRVARVEGVIQRVEDRGTVAFLHFGTGESDLRLVAFPRNYGLFQQPFPQSYLGKRVRAKGRIVLYAGYYEIVLESPEALEVLDGSP, encoded by the coding sequence ATGCTTTGGGTGGTGATGCGCAGGCTTCTTTTTGCCCTAGCGTTTTTCCTCCTCGCCGCCCTGGCGGCCCCCCGGCTCGTGGTGGAGCCCGAGGACGGGGTAAAGCCCCTTCTGGACCTCATCCGTTCGGCCAGGGAGGAGATCCTGGTCAAGGTCTACCTCTGGACCCCAAGCCGCATGGACCTGGTGGAGGCCTTGGGCGAGGCGGCGGCCCGGGGGGTTAGGGTACGGGTCCTCCTGGAGCGGGAGCCCGCGGGCGGGCGGGTGGACCTCGCCGTCTACCAGGCCCTGAAGGACCGGGGGGTGGAGGTGCGCCTCACCACCCCCTTCCGCTTCGTCTTCGTCCACGAGAAGAGCGTGGTGGTGGACCGGTGGTGGGCCTGGGTGGGGACGATGAACTTCACGGGAAGCTCCTTCGGCGCCAACCGGGAATACGCCCTCATCCTGGACGACCCCAAGCAGGTGGCCGAGGTGGCCCGGGTCTTTGAGGCGGACTGGAAGGGGGAGCGCTTAGACCTCTCCCGCTCCCTCCTCGTCTGGGCCCCAAGCCGCACCCTGGGCGGGGTCAAGGAGGGCAACGCCCGCGAGGTCCTCCTCTCCCTCATCCAGGGGGCCAAGAAGGAGCTTTTCCTGGAACACCAGGCCATGGCGGACCCCGAGGTGGTGGCGGCCCTGAAGGAGGCCCTGGCCCGGGGGGTAAAGGTGCGCCTGGTGGGAAGCCCCGCCGAGCCCGGGGACACCTACTTCCTGGCGGGGGCGGAGGCGCTCAAGGCGGCGGGGGCCGAGGTGCGCTTCCTCCCCGACCCCTATGTCCACGCCAAGGTCCTGGTCAAGGACGGGGAGGTGGCCCTTTTGGGAAGCCTGAACCTGAGCGCCAACTCCCTGAACGCCAACCGGGAGCTCGCCGTGCTCCTTGCCCGCAAGGAGGCCCCCGAGGCCTTCGCCCGCCTCCTCGCCACCCTGGAGAAGGACTTCCAGGCGGGACTAGAGGAAAACCCCTTCGCCCTCCCCGAGGTGGAAGGCGTCATCCCCTGGCAGGAGGCCCCGAAGCATTTCGGCCGGGTGGCCCGGGTGGAAGGGGTCATCCAGCGGGTGGAGGACCGGGGCACCGTGGCCTTCCTCCACTTCGGCACGGGGGAAAGCGACCTGCGCCTGGTGGCCTTCCCCCGTAACTATGGGCTTTTCCAGCAACCCTTCCCCCAAAGCTACCTGGGCAAGCGGGTGCGGGCCAAGGGGCGCATCGTCCTCTACGCCGGGTATTACGAGATCGTCCTGGAAAGCCCCGAGGCCCTGGAGGTCCTGGATGGAAGCCCTTAA